In one window of Megalops cyprinoides isolate fMegCyp1 chromosome 24, fMegCyp1.pri, whole genome shotgun sequence DNA:
- the arf1 gene encoding ADP-ribosylation factor 1 produces MGNIFAHLFKGLFGKKEMRILMVGLDAAGKTTILYKLKLGEIVTTIPTIGFNVETVEYKNISFTVWDVGGQDKIRPLWRHYFQNTQGLIFVVDSNDRERVNEAREELMRMLAEDELRDAVLLVFANKQDLPNAMNAAEITDKLGLHSLRHRNWYIQATCATSGDGLYEGLDWLSNQLRNQK; encoded by the exons ATGGGAAATATATTTGCACATCTCTTTAAAGGCCTCTTCggcaaaaaagaaatgagaatcCTTATGGTCGGTCTCGACGCTGCTGGAAAAACCACCATTCTGTACAAACTTAAGCTTGGAGAAATTGTAACCACTATCCCAACTATAG GTTTTAATGTTGAAACAGTGGAGTACAAGAACATAAGTTTCACAGTGTGGGACGTCGGCGGTCAGGATAAAATCCGGCCTCTATGGCGCCATTACTTCCAGAACACACAGG GTCTGATCTTTGTCGTGGACAGCAACGACAGAGAACGTGTGAACGAGGCACGGGAGGAGCTGATGAGAATGCTGGCGGAGGACGAGCTTCGCGACGCCGTTTTACTAGTATTTGCCAACAAACAG GACCTCCCGAACGCGATGAACGCCGCCGAAATCACCGACAAGCTGGGACTGCACTCTCTCCGACACAGGAACTGGTACATCCAGGCCACCTGCGCCACCAGTGGGGACGGCCTCTATGAAGGACTGGACTGGCTGTCCAATCAGCTTCGAAACCAGAAATAA